In one Arenibacter antarcticus genomic region, the following are encoded:
- a CDS encoding M1 family metallopeptidase, whose amino-acid sequence MNKLKYVFASLFFLFAAVTMAQQEVKKERQSGHLNQNKFKQLHEEFATPNTYRSASGAPGPDYYQQQADYKMDIELDDENAKIYGTETITYTNNSPDDLTFLWLQLDQNVRAKDSKSPLRDGQSVPLADQVNTFVDTYLSEPFDGGFNIEYVRDDKGKPLPYTINQTMMRIDLPQTLNSKGQVSFSIKWWYNIPDHTISRARSGYEYFPEDGNRAYVIAQFFPRMAVYSDIEGWQNHQFWGNGEFALPFGNYEVNITVPADHILDGTGELQNMKEVYSKEMISRYQQAKKSYDKPVLIVTQAEAEAAEKGFSAKKKTWKLKAENVRDFGFATSRKFIYDMQAVKIGSKDVMAISMYPKEGNPLWEEYSTKAVAHTLRSFSSHTFDYPYPKAISVHAKNQGMEYPMICWNYGRPNEDGTYSDRVKYGMISVIIHEVGHNFFPMIVNSDERQWGWMDEGLDTFLQYVAEQEFGEAYPEAIAPNSKYPSGRGEPSKIVHYMAGDQSTISPIMSNPENVYQLGNNAYGKPATALNILRETVMGRELFDHAFKTYAKRWMFKHPSPEDFFRTMEDASAVDLDWFWRAWFYTTDYVDIGVKEVKKYFVSDKPTKKMKEYMAARNIKLEDLRPLVFLAEEGSEDHDPNLIGKSASENSQSLQEYMMDNLTAEERAKVKEPKYFYEVTFEKPGGIPMPLIVEYTYADGSQENITYPAEIWRMNDQEVSRVIASEKELTGIVVDPKAETADIDVTNNSWPIKETKSDFDMFKEKIDGK is encoded by the coding sequence ATGAATAAACTTAAATATGTTTTTGCTTCCCTATTTTTCTTGTTTGCGGCAGTTACAATGGCGCAACAAGAAGTAAAAAAAGAGCGGCAATCCGGTCATCTGAACCAGAACAAGTTTAAACAACTCCACGAAGAATTTGCCACCCCAAACACTTATAGATCAGCTTCCGGTGCTCCTGGGCCCGACTATTACCAGCAGCAAGCAGATTACAAGATGGACATTGAGTTGGACGATGAAAATGCCAAAATATACGGAACGGAAACTATTACCTATACCAATAATTCCCCAGACGATCTTACCTTCTTATGGTTGCAATTAGACCAGAACGTTAGGGCCAAGGATTCAAAATCGCCTTTACGCGATGGACAAAGTGTGCCTTTGGCAGATCAGGTGAACACGTTTGTCGACACCTATTTAAGCGAGCCCTTCGATGGGGGATTTAATATAGAATATGTAAGAGATGACAAAGGGAAACCCTTGCCGTATACGATAAACCAGACCATGATGCGGATAGATCTTCCTCAAACACTAAATAGTAAAGGGCAGGTATCGTTCTCTATTAAGTGGTGGTACAATATTCCAGATCATACCATTTCCCGAGCGAGATCTGGGTACGAATATTTTCCCGAAGATGGGAACAGGGCGTATGTAATTGCACAATTCTTTCCGCGGATGGCAGTTTATAGCGATATAGAGGGCTGGCAAAACCATCAGTTCTGGGGTAATGGAGAATTTGCGCTTCCCTTTGGAAACTACGAAGTTAATATTACTGTTCCAGCAGATCATATTCTAGACGGTACAGGAGAGCTTCAGAATATGAAGGAAGTGTACAGTAAGGAAATGATAAGCCGCTACCAACAAGCCAAAAAATCCTATGACAAACCAGTGCTTATTGTTACTCAAGCAGAGGCGGAAGCAGCAGAAAAAGGGTTTTCTGCGAAAAAGAAAACATGGAAGCTAAAAGCTGAAAATGTAAGAGATTTTGGATTTGCCACCTCTCGTAAATTTATTTACGATATGCAGGCAGTAAAAATAGGCAGTAAGGATGTTATGGCCATTTCCATGTATCCTAAGGAAGGGAATCCCCTTTGGGAAGAGTATTCTACCAAGGCGGTAGCACATACCCTTAGATCGTTTAGCAGCCATACGTTTGATTATCCCTATCCCAAGGCCATATCCGTACACGCTAAGAACCAGGGAATGGAATATCCTATGATCTGTTGGAATTATGGAAGGCCTAATGAAGACGGCACCTATTCCGATAGAGTAAAATATGGAATGATTTCCGTGATCATACATGAGGTGGGGCATAACTTTTTCCCCATGATCGTAAATTCCGATGAGCGCCAATGGGGTTGGATGGATGAAGGTCTGGATACATTTTTACAATATGTGGCAGAGCAGGAGTTTGGTGAAGCCTATCCAGAGGCTATTGCCCCAAATAGCAAATATCCTTCCGGTAGGGGAGAACCCTCCAAAATAGTACATTATATGGCAGGGGATCAAAGTACCATTTCGCCTATCATGTCCAATCCGGAAAATGTGTATCAATTGGGGAACAATGCGTATGGAAAACCTGCGACGGCCTTAAATATTCTTAGAGAAACTGTAATGGGCAGGGAGCTGTTTGACCATGCATTTAAAACCTATGCAAAACGTTGGATGTTTAAACATCCATCCCCAGAAGATTTTTTCAGAACAATGGAAGACGCTTCCGCAGTAGACTTGGATTGGTTCTGGAGGGCCTGGTTCTATACTACAGATTATGTGGATATAGGGGTCAAAGAGGTTAAAAAATACTTTGTATCCGATAAGCCTACCAAGAAAATGAAGGAATATATGGCAGCGAGGAATATTAAATTGGAAGACTTGCGACCCTTGGTGTTTTTAGCCGAAGAGGGCAGTGAGGATCACGATCCCAATTTGATAGGGAAATCGGCTTCGGAAAACTCTCAATCGTTACAGGAATATATGATGGACAACCTTACTGCAGAGGAACGCGCCAAAGTAAAAGAGCCTAAATATTTCTATGAGGTTACTTTTGAAAAACCGGGGGGAATACCTATGCCATTGATCGTAGAATACACTTATGCTGATGGGTCTCAGGAGAATATTACCTACCCCGCTGAAATTTGGAGGATGAACGATCAAGAAGTGAGTCGTGTAATTGCATCTGAAAAAGAATTGACTGGTATTGTCGTAGATCCAAAGGCGGAGACCGCAGATATTGATGTGACCAATAATTCATGGCCCATCAAAGAAACAAAATCCGACTTTGATATGTTTAAGGAAAAAATAGATGGAAAATAA
- a CDS encoding GNAT family N-acetyltransferase: MGQFTVRTATLADLRILKNFEQEIIGAERPFDETLERDPISYYDLQELILADTALVLLAEFNSRVVGSGYGLIRDAKPYLDHKKFTYLGFMYTDAEYRGKGVNKAIVEALLEWSKSKGITEVRLTVYNDNAPAIRAYQKVGFKKHIVEMRVNVG; encoded by the coding sequence ATGGGACAATTTACGGTAAGAACGGCCACCTTGGCCGATTTAAGAATATTGAAAAATTTTGAACAGGAAATAATTGGAGCGGAAAGACCGTTTGATGAAACCTTGGAAAGGGATCCTATTAGCTATTACGACCTACAGGAACTGATCCTAGCAGATACTGCCTTAGTTCTGTTGGCAGAGTTCAACTCCAGAGTGGTGGGGTCGGGATATGGGCTTATACGAGATGCTAAACCGTATTTAGACCATAAGAAGTTTACGTATTTAGGGTTTATGTATACCGATGCTGAATATCGTGGGAAAGGAGTAAACAAAGCTATTGTAGAGGCTTTGTTGGAATGGTCAAAATCCAAGGGAATTACTGAAGTAAGACTTACAGTGTACAATGATAATGCGCCAGCCATAAGAGCCTACCAAAAAGTAGGGTTTAAAAAGCATATAGTAGAAATGAGGGTGAACGTAGGTTAA
- a CDS encoding twin-arginine translocase TatA/TatE family subunit, translating to MFSTIILFISGAEIFFIMFIVVMVFGADKIPGIAKGLGKGMRQLKDATEDIKQEIQKSADKQGIDTSIADDIKGEINKVKENVKEVTGVIKRK from the coding sequence ATGTTTAGCACAATAATTCTATTTATTAGCGGCGCCGAAATATTCTTTATCATGTTTATCGTGGTAATGGTTTTTGGTGCGGATAAAATTCCTGGAATAGCCAAAGGATTGGGTAAGGGAATGCGTCAGTTGAAGGATGCCACAGAGGATATTAAACAAGAAATTCAGAAAAGCGCTGATAAGCAGGGTATAGATACCAGTATCGCCGATGATATTAAAGGGGAGATCAACAAGGTTAAGGAGAATGTAAAAGAGGTAACTGGCGTTATCAAAAGAAAGTAA
- a CDS encoding O-methyltransferase — MHFLSTILEQYITDHSQSEPEILQKLTRETHLKVIQPRMITGHFQGRVLSLLSKIKAPKNILEIGTYTGYSAICLAEGLTSDGSLHTIDINEELNGMQRRFFQESGYGDQIFQHTGDALKIIPTLDMVFDLIFIDAEKVSYDLYFEACIKKCRPGSIILSDNVLWSGKVVAPLIAKDKATKTLIDYNRKLKEDPRVETVLLPVRDGLTLSRVV, encoded by the coding sequence ATGCATTTTTTATCGACAATTTTGGAACAATATATTACGGACCATTCTCAATCGGAACCGGAAATACTTCAAAAACTTACTAGAGAAACCCATTTAAAGGTAATCCAGCCCAGAATGATTACAGGGCACTTTCAGGGTCGTGTGCTTAGCCTATTGTCTAAAATAAAGGCTCCAAAAAACATCTTAGAAATCGGCACTTATACCGGGTATTCTGCAATTTGCCTAGCCGAAGGTCTTACAAGTGACGGATCGCTGCATACCATTGACATCAATGAGGAATTAAACGGTATGCAACGCCGGTTTTTTCAGGAAAGCGGTTATGGTGACCAAATTTTTCAGCATACTGGAGATGCATTAAAAATAATTCCGACGCTAGATATGGTATTCGATTTAATCTTTATTGATGCGGAGAAGGTTAGCTACGACCTTTATTTTGAGGCTTGTATTAAAAAATGCCGACCTGGAAGCATTATTTTATCTGATAATGTGTTGTGGTCTGGGAAGGTAGTGGCACCTTTAATCGCCAAGGATAAGGCTACAAAGACCCTAATAGATTACAACAGAAAATTAAAGGAAGACCCAAGAGTAGAAACTGTACTCCTTCCCGTTAGGGACGGACTCACCCTAAGTAGGGTAGTTTGA
- the pepE gene encoding dipeptidase PepE — MKKLLLASTSTLFGQSYLEYLLTELTTFFSHTDTVTFIPYARPGGISHDNYTELVAMAFSKIDKKVVGLHTYQNPLVGIAKADALYTGGGNTFLLVQQLHRLELMQPLKQKIGSGTPYFGTSAGSNIAGPSMKTTNDMPIVYPSSFDTLGVVDFNLNPHYLDPDPNSTHKGETRETRIREFHSVDPTPVVGLREGNYILINGKQTTLKGSGTARIFEAGKTPFESLQIPF; from the coding sequence ATGAAAAAATTATTACTGGCCAGCACTTCTACCCTTTTTGGGCAATCGTATTTGGAATACCTCCTTACAGAACTGACAACTTTCTTCTCCCATACAGATACGGTTACTTTTATTCCTTACGCACGGCCAGGCGGTATTTCACATGACAATTACACAGAATTGGTGGCGATGGCTTTCTCTAAAATCGATAAAAAGGTAGTGGGACTTCATACTTACCAGAACCCGCTTGTCGGAATTGCAAAGGCCGATGCCCTGTACACTGGGGGCGGAAATACCTTTCTCTTGGTCCAACAATTGCATCGATTGGAATTGATGCAACCCTTAAAGCAAAAAATTGGCAGTGGCACCCCGTATTTTGGCACCAGTGCGGGAAGCAATATAGCGGGCCCCAGCATGAAAACCACAAACGACATGCCCATTGTGTACCCTTCCAGTTTTGATACCTTGGGGGTAGTAGACTTTAATTTAAACCCCCACTATTTGGACCCGGATCCCAATAGCACCCACAAAGGTGAAACTAGGGAGACTAGGATTCGGGAATTCCACAGTGTAGACCCTACGCCGGTAGTTGGACTTAGAGAAGGAAATTATATCCTTATTAACGGAAAACAAACTACCCTAAAAGGATCTGGGACCGCCCGCATCTTTGAAGCCGGAAAAACACCCTTCGAAAGTCTACAAATTCCATTTTAA
- a CDS encoding phosphatase PAP2 family protein, with translation MLEKLLQWDRDAFIYLNSLGLEDYDVFWSIATNFSTWIPLFLLFIYLVFKEYTKKEALWVIGTVILTLAVVAMLTGITKEIVARLRPNNTEEINTLIRILKSPTGYSFFSGHASSSFSITTSVFLFLRHRFKWSWLFFIWPITFAVSRIYLGVHYPIDLIVGAAVGVFFAILFYRIYQRKFVVSE, from the coding sequence ATGCTCGAGAAGCTATTACAATGGGACCGGGATGCTTTTATTTACCTAAATAGCCTGGGCCTTGAGGATTATGATGTTTTTTGGTCTATAGCGACCAATTTTTCTACTTGGATCCCACTATTTCTACTATTTATCTATCTTGTTTTTAAAGAATATACCAAAAAGGAAGCCCTTTGGGTAATAGGGACCGTAATACTTACACTAGCGGTTGTAGCCATGCTTACTGGTATTACCAAAGAGATTGTGGCTCGCTTACGGCCCAATAACACAGAAGAAATAAATACCTTAATCAGAATATTAAAAAGTCCTACCGGATACAGTTTCTTTTCCGGTCATGCCTCCAGTTCCTTTAGTATCACTACTTCAGTATTCCTTTTCCTTAGACATCGGTTTAAGTGGAGTTGGTTGTTCTTTATTTGGCCAATTACCTTTGCCGTGAGCAGGATTTATCTGGGTGTGCATTATCCCATAGACCTCATAGTGGGTGCCGCTGTAGGTGTCTTTTTTGCCATCCTCTTTTATCGAATCTACCAAAGAAAATTTGTTGTTTCGGAGTAA
- a CDS encoding DUF6702 family protein — translation MGIIKKSCLLLLLPLFAFTAVHKFYLSVSKVEYSEKDRALQITTRIFIDDFDRVLQERYETKLQLGTKMESPQADMYIEKYLKSKFLISINGENASYKFLGKQYEDDIAICYLEVTEVAIESTRSIEVQNEVLMDLFEDQKNVIHFVVGGNKKSHVLIRENNKGMLNLE, via the coding sequence ATGGGAATCATAAAGAAAAGTTGTTTACTGCTGCTGTTGCCCTTATTCGCGTTTACTGCCGTACATAAGTTTTACCTTAGTGTTAGTAAGGTGGAGTATTCCGAAAAGGATAGGGCGCTTCAGATAACTACTCGGATTTTTATAGACGATTTTGACCGTGTGCTACAAGAACGCTATGAGACAAAACTCCAGCTGGGAACAAAAATGGAAAGTCCACAGGCCGATATGTATATCGAGAAATACCTTAAGTCTAAATTTTTGATCTCCATCAACGGGGAGAATGCATCCTATAAGTTTTTAGGAAAGCAATATGAAGATGATATTGCAATCTGCTATCTGGAGGTGACAGAGGTGGCTATTGAGTCCACCCGATCTATAGAAGTACAAAATGAGGTGTTAATGGATCTTTTTGAGGATCAGAAGAATGTAATACACTTTGTTGTAGGTGGTAATAAGAAGAGTCATGTCCTTATTCGCGAGAATAATAAGGGAATGTTAAACTTAGAGTAA
- the kynU gene encoding kynureninase encodes MIFQNSLEFAQQLDAVDPLAKYRNEFYFPKVNGKEVIYFTGNSLGLQPKRTQSYIDEIMSDWKELAVEGHFHAKKSWWDYHELLAAPMAKVVGAKTQEVTVMNTLTVNLHLLMVSFYRPTPKRFKIICEEKAFPSDQYLMNSQVKFHGLDPDNAIVTLKKRVGEHFWRTEDVLEKIKEVGEELALVLIGGVNYYNGQVFQMQQITKVAKEQGAMVGWDLAHGAGNVALNLHEWGVDFAAWCSYKYMNSGPGNASGVFIHEQYLDRKDIPRLEGWWGTKKETRFLMEPEFQPMENADAWQISNPPVLSLAPYLASLEMFEEVGMDALIKKRDTIVRYLEFILQEIGKETNATFQIITPKERGCQLSVLLHGQGKELFKYLMDNGVIVDWREPNVIRLAPAPFYCSYVDMFHFGQILKSGIK; translated from the coding sequence ATGATTTTTCAGAATTCCCTGGAGTTTGCCCAACAATTGGATGCTGTAGATCCTTTGGCTAAATACCGCAACGAGTTTTATTTTCCGAAGGTAAACGGCAAGGAGGTCATCTATTTTACAGGAAATTCCTTGGGTCTGCAGCCTAAAAGAACGCAAAGTTATATTGATGAAATAATGTCCGATTGGAAGGAACTGGCTGTAGAAGGCCATTTTCATGCTAAAAAATCCTGGTGGGACTATCACGAACTCTTGGCGGCGCCAATGGCAAAAGTGGTGGGTGCAAAGACCCAAGAAGTTACGGTAATGAACACGCTTACCGTAAACCTTCATCTCTTAATGGTATCCTTCTATAGGCCCACCCCAAAACGATTTAAGATAATTTGTGAGGAAAAGGCTTTTCCCTCCGATCAGTATTTGATGAATAGCCAGGTGAAATTTCATGGCCTAGATCCCGATAATGCCATTGTTACTTTAAAAAAGAGGGTAGGGGAACATTTTTGGCGAACAGAGGATGTCCTGGAAAAAATTAAGGAGGTCGGTGAAGAATTAGCCCTTGTCCTTATTGGTGGTGTCAACTATTACAACGGACAGGTGTTTCAGATGCAACAAATAACAAAGGTAGCCAAAGAGCAAGGTGCTATGGTGGGGTGGGATTTGGCACATGGTGCCGGTAATGTAGCCCTGAATCTCCATGAGTGGGGAGTGGATTTTGCCGCTTGGTGCAGTTATAAATATATGAATAGTGGCCCGGGAAATGCCTCCGGAGTTTTTATACACGAACAATATTTAGATAGGAAGGATATCCCTAGACTAGAGGGTTGGTGGGGAACAAAAAAAGAAACCCGATTTTTAATGGAACCAGAATTCCAGCCCATGGAAAATGCCGATGCATGGCAAATAAGCAATCCCCCAGTACTTTCCTTAGCACCTTATCTGGCCTCTTTGGAAATGTTTGAGGAAGTGGGAATGGATGCATTGATCAAAAAAAGGGACACTATTGTGCGCTATTTGGAATTTATACTTCAAGAAATAGGGAAGGAAACCAATGCCACATTTCAAATTATTACCCCTAAGGAAAGGGGCTGTCAGCTTTCTGTGCTTTTGCACGGTCAGGGGAAAGAATTGTTTAAGTATTTAATGGATAATGGGGTTATTGTTGACTGGAGGGAACCTAATGTAATTCGTTTGGCACCCGCACCTTTTTATTGTTCCTACGTAGATATGTTCCATTTCGGCCAGATATTGAAATCGGGAATTAAATGA
- a CDS encoding gliding motility-associated C-terminal domain-containing protein → MKSIISILALLLGLGLQAQTALYNSGNIRIHEEGQMGFHTNLINNAAFDQNLGLAGFYGSTALAISGAFMPIFFDTEIANDQGITLATGIGVTNNTNFIIGNITTPRLQQDVYYNFLDNAVYVGETDFSKVDGYVTANTFQNFVFPVGDATQLRPLSLNSKGTNTFAKCAYYRDNVANPTEFPQGFNTSQKATTIGEISSTEFWHLQANLSSTIQISWNSNSNLAALTNDVATLIPVGWSISGKSWVNLGANSIVGDLNQGFLISNYFVPSDYAAITFATQAIPSEILTLNNYLVTPNSDGVNDFLYIEKLELSQDDMLRIFDRNGLKVYEEKNYTNGFTGFSNIDNLVINREAGLPNGIYFYIVNMKDLDLDYQGFLYLER, encoded by the coding sequence ATGAAAAGTATCATCTCCATACTCGCACTATTATTAGGTCTAGGGTTACAGGCCCAAACGGCCTTGTACAATAGTGGTAACATACGTATCCACGAGGAGGGGCAGATGGGATTCCATACCAATCTAATCAACAATGCGGCCTTTGACCAAAATTTGGGCTTGGCTGGCTTTTATGGCAGTACCGCCCTAGCCATATCCGGTGCTTTTATGCCTATTTTTTTCGATACCGAAATTGCCAACGATCAGGGAATAACCCTAGCGACAGGAATTGGCGTTACCAACAACACTAATTTTATCATCGGGAATATTACTACCCCAAGACTGCAGCAAGACGTTTACTATAACTTTCTGGACAATGCCGTTTATGTGGGCGAAACCGATTTCTCCAAAGTAGATGGTTATGTCACGGCCAATACGTTCCAAAATTTCGTTTTCCCAGTAGGCGACGCCACCCAGCTACGCCCACTTAGCTTAAACAGTAAAGGCACCAACACCTTTGCCAAATGTGCTTATTATAGGGACAATGTGGCCAACCCCACAGAATTTCCCCAAGGTTTTAATACCAGCCAAAAAGCCACTACCATTGGGGAAATCAGTAGTACAGAATTTTGGCATCTACAAGCCAATCTTTCCTCAACCATCCAGATTAGCTGGAATTCTAACAGTAATCTAGCTGCCCTTACAAACGATGTGGCAACCCTTATCCCTGTAGGGTGGAGTATTTCGGGAAAATCATGGGTCAACCTAGGGGCTAACTCCATAGTGGGCGACCTTAATCAAGGCTTCCTTATCTCGAACTACTTTGTGCCTTCAGACTATGCAGCAATCACCTTTGCCACCCAAGCCATCCCTAGTGAAATACTGACACTCAACAATTATTTGGTGACCCCAAACAGCGATGGGGTAAACGATTTCCTTTATATTGAGAAACTGGAACTCTCCCAAGATGATATGCTCCGAATCTTTGATCGCAATGGATTAAAAGTCTACGAGGAAAAGAACTACACTAACGGTTTTACTGGGTTTTCAAATATAGACAACCTCGTCATTAACCGTGAAGCGGGACTCCCCAACGGCATTTATTTCTACATCGTAAATATGAAGGACCTAGATCTGGACTATCAGGGATTTTTGTATCTGGAGAGGTGA
- a CDS encoding carboxypeptidase-like regulatory domain-containing protein — protein MRFIILLLLTVFTVAFGYSQDDDRQYLRGQVLYRNVNVPNQNVINVKTERATITNDKGEFGIQVKAGDQLVFTAVNYQIMVVEITPEILANNRLVVEVNEKVTELDEVVVTPENQEKFLQLKSKELLLEEHEYETDRSTAVENISLSKAERGMVNGLNFVNIFKALLLAAKGDDDTEEREPLKVSDVLRQVYDDRFFVVDLKLPQDKIDDFLLYCDTQLPGRELLQKRNEFQLIDFLVTQSESYLDNLNAKD, from the coding sequence ATGCGATTTATAATCCTGTTATTGCTTACCGTATTTACCGTTGCCTTTGGGTATTCCCAAGACGACGACCGTCAGTATTTAAGGGGGCAGGTGCTCTATAGAAATGTAAACGTTCCCAATCAGAATGTTATTAACGTCAAGACCGAAAGGGCCACCATTACCAATGACAAGGGGGAATTTGGGATCCAGGTAAAAGCTGGTGACCAATTGGTGTTCACCGCAGTCAATTATCAGATTATGGTGGTTGAAATTACGCCAGAGATACTTGCCAATAATCGCCTTGTTGTTGAGGTGAATGAGAAGGTTACCGAACTAGACGAGGTGGTGGTCACTCCCGAAAATCAGGAAAAATTTCTTCAGTTAAAGAGCAAGGAATTACTCTTGGAAGAACATGAATACGAAACGGATCGATCTACTGCCGTGGAAAATATCTCCCTTTCCAAAGCCGAAAGGGGCATGGTAAACGGACTTAATTTCGTAAATATTTTTAAGGCACTACTTTTAGCTGCCAAAGGCGATGATGATACTGAAGAACGAGAGCCCCTAAAGGTTAGTGATGTGCTGAGACAGGTGTATGACGACAGATTTTTTGTGGTGGACCTGAAATTGCCACAAGATAAAATAGACGATTTTCTACTGTATTGCGATACGCAACTCCCAGGTAGGGAATTATTGCAAAAACGCAACGAATTTCAATTGATAGATTTCTTGGTTACACAGAGCGAAAGCTATTTGGATAATCTAAATGCCAAAGATTAA
- a CDS encoding MFS transporter, translating into MKSLRLILSNPRYFGPSWVFASINILFGTWAIYIPTVKDKLNIDKADLGVAIFFMALGVFIIFPIASRIIDWLGVGKATWYGVLFSCLTALLPLLAPNYYTLMAALFLFGASNGLTDIAMNTLVTEIEKEDSKNFMSASHGFFSLGGVLAGLGSFLILWINNPALHMLYAVLLVLVVNLFFYKNFKNIVAAPIEREVFSFKLFKPLLVLGLVSFMVMGGEGAIVDWSGLYLQEVSMAPEALIGTGFLAFSVMMTLGRFLGDGISASIGPIKIVAFGAGISMIGYLLVLTTHIYMAITGFALVGLGFSVIIPELFRIGGTVKGIDSAKGVSFIAGTGYSGFLLGPVVLGFVAEEYSLNHTFTILLICSALVLAATYGLHRKGR; encoded by the coding sequence ATGAAATCATTGCGTTTAATTCTTTCCAATCCAAGATATTTTGGCCCTTCTTGGGTATTTGCTAGTATTAACATCTTATTTGGTACTTGGGCTATTTATATCCCTACCGTAAAGGACAAACTAAATATAGACAAGGCAGATCTTGGGGTGGCCATCTTTTTTATGGCTTTAGGGGTCTTTATTATATTTCCAATAGCATCGCGAATCATAGACTGGCTAGGGGTGGGGAAAGCTACCTGGTACGGGGTGCTTTTTAGCTGTTTAACTGCATTATTGCCTTTGCTCGCTCCAAATTACTATACCCTTATGGCGGCACTTTTTTTGTTTGGTGCCAGTAATGGTTTAACGGATATCGCAATGAATACCTTGGTTACTGAAATAGAAAAAGAAGATAGTAAAAACTTTATGTCGGCCTCCCACGGTTTTTTTAGTTTGGGCGGGGTACTCGCTGGTTTGGGCAGTTTTCTTATTCTATGGATCAATAATCCTGCCTTGCACATGCTATATGCCGTATTACTTGTGCTGGTCGTGAATCTATTTTTCTATAAAAATTTTAAGAATATTGTTGCGGCTCCAATAGAGAGAGAAGTCTTTAGTTTTAAGCTTTTTAAGCCCTTACTCGTTTTGGGTTTGGTATCTTTTATGGTGATGGGGGGAGAAGGCGCTATTGTAGATTGGAGTGGCCTGTATTTACAGGAAGTTAGTATGGCCCCAGAAGCACTTATAGGTACAGGGTTTTTAGCATTTTCCGTTATGATGACCTTGGGCAGATTCTTGGGCGATGGTATTAGTGCGAGCATTGGCCCCATTAAAATTGTGGCCTTTGGGGCTGGTATTTCCATGATCGGCTACCTTTTGGTGCTTACGACACATATTTATATGGCCATCACAGGGTTTGCTCTAGTAGGCCTAGGTTTTTCCGTTATTATTCCAGAACTTTTTAGGATCGGAGGCACGGTAAAGGGTATAGATTCAGCAAAAGGGGTTTCGTTTATAGCAGGGACCGGATATTCCGGGTTCCTACTAGGTCCTGTGGTATTGGGTTTTGTGGCAGAGGAATACTCCCTAAACCACACCTTTACTATTTTGTTGATATGTTCCGCATTGGTATTGGCGGCAACGTATGGCTTGCATCGTAAAGGAAGGTAA
- a CDS encoding ClpP family protease — MGSKKGKIQEAIDEKLLEERKVFLWGMVDDDSAKHVIDRLLYLDMQNNKEIQLYINSPGGYVTSGFAIYDTIKSLKSPVSTICSGLAASMGSILLSVGKKGRRFIQPHAQVMIHQPSGGARGQASNIEIQAKEIIKTRELSARILAENCGQDFDKVMKDFDRDFWLNAEESIAYGIVDGILE; from the coding sequence ATGGGTTCAAAAAAAGGTAAGATACAAGAAGCAATCGACGAGAAATTACTTGAGGAGAGAAAGGTGTTTTTATGGGGGATGGTAGATGATGATTCTGCTAAACATGTAATTGACCGATTGTTGTATTTGGATATGCAGAACAATAAAGAAATACAGTTGTATATTAATAGTCCAGGCGGATATGTTACCTCAGGATTTGCGATTTACGACACTATTAAATCATTGAAAAGTCCTGTGTCTACAATCTGTTCCGGTTTGGCAGCTTCTATGGGTTCTATATTGTTATCCGTAGGAAAGAAGGGGAGACGGTTTATTCAGCCACATGCGCAGGTGATGATCCATCAGCCTAGTGGAGGCGCTAGGGGACAGGCATCAAATATTGAAATTCAGGCCAAGGAAATCATAAAGACAAGAGAGTTGAGTGCTAGGATATTGGCGGAAAATTGTGGTCAAGATTTTGACAAGGTGATGAAAGACTTTGACCGTGATTTTTGGTTGAATGCAGAAGAGTCCATTGCCTACGGAATTGTAGATGGCATTTTGGAATAA